In the Acidobacteriota bacterium genome, GGTACTCGTCCTGCTCCGAGTGAGGGACCAATCGCCCTTCCACGCCGACGAGGTGGCGAGGGCGGCGATATTTTCTCATCTCTCGGCCCTCGCGTTCCGCCGGATACATCTTCTGGAAGAGGCGGATCGCCGGAGGGACCAGCTCGAGCAGGCGGAACGGCTCGCGGGACTCGGGCGCGTCGCGTCCACAATCGCTCATGAATTCAACAATATTCTGATGGCGATTCAGGGAGTCAACGAGAGCACCCGGCGCATCGGCACGATCGAGCAGTACCAGAAGAGTGCGACTCAGATCGATCGGGCGATTCAACGAGGAAAGGCGGTGACGGATGCGGTTCTGCGTCTGACCCGAGCGGAACGACCGGACAGAAAAGCGGTCCGCGTCTGCTCCTGGCTGGATACGCTCCGAGAGGACCTCGAATCGATTCTCCCGGGCGGCATCGATGTCCAAATCGACTGTTCCGATCGCTCGCTCTTCATGTTGGCGGACGTGAACCATCTCACCCAGGCAGTCGTGAACCTCGCGCTCAATTCGCGGGATGCGATGTCGGACGGGGGGACTCTGAGCATCAGCGCATCGAGGGCTGGCGCGGACGATCTCGTCTCTCTGATTGTGGCGGATACCGGGGCGGGGATGAGCCCGGACGTGCAACGAAGGATCTTCGAACCGCTGTACACGACTCAGAAGGCGGGCACCGGACTCGGACTGGCCATCACACACGAGATCATCCGGTCGCACGGCGGATCGATCATGGTCGAGAGTGCTCCTGGAAAAGGATCGACCTTCCACATCCTTCTCGAGCGCACGACACCCCCGCCCGTGACCGGGGAGCACCCGCAGGAAAGAGAGACGGGGACGGTCCGGCGGGTTCTGCTCGTCGAGGACGACGACGCCGTTGCGGAAGGGCTCACGATCATGCTGGAGCTGGAAGGTCTGGAAGTGAAACGCATCGCGCTCGGCGGCGAGACGGTGCCCGCAGTCGAAGCGTTCCGTCCCCACGTCGTCGTGCTCGATGTGGGACTTCCCGACATGGATGGTCACGACGTCTACCGCGCTCTGGAGAGCCGGTGGCCCCGTCTGCCGATCGTGTTCGCCACGGGACACGCGAGCCAGACCGAGATCGAACAGAACATCAGAAGGCCCGACGTGCAATTTCTGCGAAAGCCGTTCGACACCCCCACGCTGATGAACGCGATCCAGGCGGTCACGCGGGAGATGGAGGCCTGATCAGAAGTTGGGAACGGATTGCGGCGACGGCCTCCGGCTCGAATGCTGCGCCTGCTTCAATCAGTTCCCGATCCCTGAGGGCCTGAATTTAGTGGCGGTGCTTCGAAGACAGTTAGAAGCCCGAATGGATATGATCCCCCAGAAGGGATGACTTCGATGACTCGACAGCTGACTGCTCTGATCGAACGTGAAGGAGACGGGTATGTCTCTCTCTGCCCCGAGGTTGATATCGCCAGCCAGGGGAAGACGATCGAGGAAGCTCGTGAGAACCTTCGCGAAGCGCTCGAACTCTTCTTCCAAACAGCGTCGCCAGAGGAGATCAGGACCCGCCTTCATGACGAGATCTACGTGACGCGCGTCGAGGTTCCGATTGGCTAGACTCCGCGTCCTTTCCGGCAAGGACGTCTGCAGGATTCTCGAACAGAATGGATTCAGTGAAGCGAGACGCCGCGGCAGCCACATCGTGTCATGCAGAAGCGTACGGAAGGGACTACCGTGACGGTGCCCGTGCCGGACCACGCTGAGCTGCGAATCGGCACTCTCGCTTCGATCATCCGTCAGAGCGGTGTGCCGCGAAACGAATTCGAAGGGTAGGAGCTCGGAGGATCGCTTCATCCACCGCTTTCAGAACGATCCGCCCCGGCAGGGGCGGTCAGAAAGTAGCGCGGGGCAAGGCCGGCCCCGCGGAGCGGGGAGGGCCGCAGCCCCGGGACTGACGTCACGTAAAAACAGCGAGCCCCGAAGGGGCGACAGATCTCAGCAACGCTTCCCCTCTACGACTGGTAGACAAACGCCGCGGTTGCCTACACTTCATGCTGGAGGAACGGCTCGATGGAACAGGAGACATTCATCCTCTGCCCCTCGTGCGGGAACGATGGTAACGAGGACGTCGCATGGGAACGCAACGCGCACGTTCCCTTCCGTCTGGTCGAGTGCGTGCTGCGAAGCTGGGACTTCGAGATCCGCGAACAACCCGACGGCTCACCGATCCTCGTCGGCGACACAAACACAGACACCGTGGACTGGGAGAGCGGCGACGGCCTCCGCCTCGAATGCTGCGCCTGCTTCAATCAGTTCTCGGTCCCTGAGGGCCTGGAGGTCGACTTCGAATGGCAATGAGACGACCGATTGATCTTCCGCGGCGCGGTGAAGACTGGGACATCTTCGAAGTGCGCGCATTCGACCACAACAGAATCGAGATCGAAAAGTGCGACACCTCCGACGTTTTCGCAAACGACGATGATGCGGCAGCCTTCGTGATCCAGACCGCCTGCAACCCGACCGCGGACGACGCGGTCCGGGAAGAATGCCGCCACGCAATCCGGCAGCTCGTTGACACCTGGAATGACGAGGATGGTTTGGCCTGCCGCCTTCGCTAGCGATCGAGGCCACCTCGCTATCGTGAGAACCAACTGCTAAAGTCCGAGAACCCTCACGCCGAGATCATCGGCCACAGCGACTCGTCCTTAGGCAGGCTGAGCGGGCGTCCGTCGAAGGCAAGAAGCATCGAGCGCTCGCCCTCTCCGATTGTCATCTTCTCCGGAAGGTCTATGCGGACCTGGTACGCATCGTCATAGCGGAGGATCTCGGCATCAAAGGCGCGGTGGTGCGTGGCGCAGAGCGACAGCCCTTCGTTGACGACGATCGTCGGTTTGGGGTCGCGATCGGCAACCACATGAGCTGCATCGAGCAGCGGACGAACTCGCAGGACGCAGACTGCACAGCGCTCGCGGTAGGCGACGAGGATTCGATCCCGAAAACTTCGCCTGGTGAAGCCGCCGGGCCACGGGTGAAATCGCGTATCCCTTGACGATCTGCTCACCGAGTCTCGAATCTGCAATTGGAGTAACGGCCGCCGCTTCGTCGAGAAAGTCCTCGATTCTCGGTTGGAGGTCGATCGTGAATCGTCGCTCCACGTCGTCCCATCCAACAACTTTCACCGGGGCGAACACCTGATACTCCGGCCGCGACTTTCCCTTCAATTGAAGCAGGTAGATGAGCGGGAGCCTTTTCTCCGCGCACCGCTTGAGCCCATCGTTATCGTAGTCGCGGCTGAGTGGCGCGAAGTCGTAGAGGATCTTCTGACCGTCGAGAAGCGTATCGGTGTAGGGAGACGAAAGTGTCGAGAGGATCGATATCGGCTCGCTGATCTCCTTCGGTTTGAAGACCCCCTGGATACCCTTGAGCAGGATCTGTTGGCCGTCAGAGATGAAGGACTTCAGAGCTGAAGCGGGAATCGCCGCCCACCACTTCTCTCTGAGCGCGAGCACATGCGAGATCGCATCCCATCGAATCTGAAGCTCGGACAGCATCCGAAGAGTTTACGGGATTCGCCTCGGTCGGCGTCAGAGAGTAGCGCGACACTACATCTTCAACAGAGCCACATTTCCCGCCGTACTGATAGACGCCATGAAAGGAGGCTCTTCTTTCGCCAACATTCTGGCAATCCTCGGCACCGCTTTGGTGAATGCGTCGATCATTGTTTCGGCCCGCTGATCGCCCTGAGTGAAGAAGAAGCCTCGGCCGGCAGCCTTGGTGAAAGCGAGCTTCTCGAGAGACCGATATCGAATTCGGTTGTCCTTGGAAATGATGACCCATCCTCGACCACAGGCATACGAGATCCAGACGGTGTCGTCGGCATCCTGGATGAAGTGATCATCATGAATCTCGACGTTCAAACCCAACTCGCGGAGCGCTCCCGGAAACTTCTTGCGACCAAGCCCCCGGTCGATGAAGAAGACGTACTCGTCAAGCAGCGAGATCGAGCTCACAACGTATGGCATCCTCGATCATCGCTTGCTCGATCCCGTAATCATCCGAAAGTTCGGCGAACGACTCACCGGCTTTGAACCGTTCGGCAACGATCGCCGTCGGAACGCCTGTCCCGCGGATGACCGGCCGGCCGAATGAAATTCGCGGGTCGATCATGACGGCCTTCGGCTCGGACAGCTCGCAACCTGCGCGGACGAACGGATAGAACCGCGAGGCCAGGACTTCGCCAGGATCGCGTTCGACACGAGAGAGGAACCGCGCCAGAATCTCCTTCATCCCGGCCTGCCCCCGGCCCGTGAGACTGATCAGTTGCCCTTCGATGTTCGCGAACACCTCGCGATCCAACACAGCGAGATCGATGGCGGAAAGCGGATGAGGCTGATCCGGGGCGAGCGTTTCGAGAAGCTCGATGGCGGGGCGCAGTTTCTGGAGGGAGACGCTGTGGCGTCTTCGCAGGCCATCGATGACGAATGCTTCGACGAGATTCACGAACGCGAGCATGTTCTGACCGGGGGGGAGACGCAGCACCGGCTTGAACTCGAACCCGTCTCCCATCTTCCGCCGGTGGCCGAGTGCCCACGCGCGCAATGTGGTGGGCTTGATCCCGAGATACTGGGCTCCTTCCGGAATGGTGTACGCCGGCAGTTCCCGAGGATCGTTACCGTCGTAGATGTCGAAGTTCAGGTTATTCCTCCAGGTCAGAGTGTCGCTGACCTTCATGCCAGATGCAAGCCTGAGAGAAGATCGGGACCAATGTCGTCCGCGGGGGGCGACAGACTCTGTCTTCTGGGTGTTCCTTGCGCGCATGCATGCATCATTCACCGGGCCGCGGCCGCTGGTGGAAGCGGATTAGTGACTCAGCTTCCTCTCGGCTGACGAAGCCGCAGGAATCGATCCGGGCCTCCTCGCCGCTGACCACGAGGATCGCCCACATCGTCGATCAGTCAGCCGGCTCGGTCGTATGCCTCGATCGCCAGCGGCAGGAGTGTCTCGTCGTCCATCGCGTCCTCCTCTCCTTGAGGATACGCGCAGAGCCTTTGCCCCTACTCCTGGTAGAGAACTCTGACACCATAGATCGTGCAGCAATCTTTCAAGTTGCTGTAGTATCGCTACTTACGCGCCGCACCAAAAAACGAAGATGTGGCCCCCTTCTACTCAACGCAATCCGGCAGATCGTCGACACTTGGGACGAGGATGGTTTGGCCTGCCGCCTTCGCTAGCGATCCAGGCCTAGGTCTCCCTATCGCAGCTCCGGCAGGCCCACCTCACGCAGATACTGTGCGGTTGCGTCGTAATTCTCGGGCGGACGGGTCGGATCACTGCGATTCCCGGGCGGCACGAAGATCACCATCCCCTGCCGTGCGCGGGTCAGAAGCACGCGGTAGGCGTTCAGCAGATACTGCCGGTTCTCGGACTTTTTCACGTTCTGCCACTTCGACCCTTTGAAGTTGTGGTAGCCCCAGCCGCGGCGGTCGAAACGCAGGTCACCGTCCCAGGTCACGCACGTCCAGTCGAGCTCTAACCCCTGCACCTGAAACTCGGTGGCCGCGTCCTCGAGATACCAGCTCGATCGGGTGTCATCCCTTCCGTTGAGGAACCAGTGGATCGGATTGATCTTCGCACGCACGTCGATCGCATGCGGCTTCAGCCGGAACGCATTCGACGACGCGAGCAGCCCGTATCGCTCCGAACCTCGGCTTTGGCTCCTCACCCACTCTTTTGCCGCATCGAGGTCGCGGGTGAGCACGATCGGATACTTGTCCGCTAACCGCTCGAACGACGAGCGGGCGTCGGCGATCTCGCGATCGAGAAGCGCTTTCACGAACTCGGAGACGTTCTCGGCCCGGAACGATCGCATCGACACGGCGAGATGGAGCGAATCGTCGAACACGGTTCCGGGCCGGTTGCGAACGAAATCGAGTGCATTGCCCGCGGCATACTCGCTGTCAGTGAGTCGCGAGGAGATGTGCATCCTCCAGTCGGGAAAGGTCGTCGTGACCGCGTTCAGCCAGGCATCGATGCCCGCCTCTCCCTCGTTGATTTCCTGACCTCCTCCGACAAGACAGACGACGACCGCCCAGTCGTCGTGGCGATCCATCGTCTCGATCAGGAACTCCGGCTCCGACTGGGAAAAGCCGACCACGTTCTTCTTCCGCCGCATCCAGTTGGATGCCTTTTCCCGGTTCCATGCGCGCTGCGCCTCGTCGAAGATCGCGACGTGCTCGGCGGGCGCGTTGTCGCGGTCGGCCAGCGCATCATCGCGGAAGTGATGGACATTCTGGATGAACGCCTTGACGCTTTCCTTGATCTTCGTTTTGGTAATCGATGCGCCGTCCGCCTTCCTTCGACTGAACTCGTCTCGCGCGAGCGCTTCGCGCAGCACCTCGACGAGCGGACCGTTTCCCGAGAGATAGACCGCCGGATCGGTGTGCTCCTCCTCGCGACTCTGCGTCGCGACATTGAGGCCGACGAGCGTCTTACCCGCACCGGGGACGCCGGTAACGAAGCAGACGACCTTGCGCCGCGTCCGCTTCGCCTCCTCGACCAGATCCTCGATGTGTTGCGACGTCACGGCGAGGTTCTGAGCACCGGCATCGCTACGTGCGATCGATTCGACCGAATGCTGCGCGTAGAGCGCTCGCGCGGCCTCAACGATCGTCGGAGTCGGCCGGTAGGGAGCGCGAAGCCACGCTTTGCCGTCGATTGTTGGTCCTTCAATCGTCCCCAGCATCCGATCGAGCACCTCCCGGAAATCATCGAGAGCAACCGGGATCGGCCGATAGACACCATCGGGATCCCGAACGACCTCGACCGCAGTCCTCGGAGCCTCCGTCGCAAGGAGAATCGGGACGATCGGTGCGTGATGACTCGCCTCGTGGAAGTTCTTGAGGTCGAGGGCGTAGTCCCAGACCTGTTCGATCGCGCCACGGTCGAACGTCGCGCTGTGCACCTTGAACTCCACGACGAACACCACCGCGCCGACGAGCAGTACGACATCGACCCGCCGCCCCATTCGCGGAATGGCGTATTCGAAGAGGATCGTGCCGCGCAGCCCGCCGAGCTTCGCCTGGAGGAAATCGATCTGGCGAGCCCAGGCGTCGTTCTGCTCGGCGTCGATGTCGCCGCCGCAGTTGCGTGAGATCGTCCCGAAGATCGTCTCGATCCGGCTCTCGACGAACTCCTCGATCGACGCCGCATACCACGCCCTCGGCATTCCCGCATGCCTCGGGCTCTTGACTATCAATGTCATTCATGGGCGATCATGCCAGGATCGAGTGATCCACGCCACCGGGAGGGCGAGCCTATGGTGCCGCACGCTCGCGAGATCATCGTCACCCTGATCGTCTCGGGACACATGCACCAGGCATGATCAACCCTTGCCATGGTCGCGACACGTCCCGTCCTTCGGACGGAGGCGTTTAAGCATTTCAGCCTTATGACGCATCAGCCAATCGACCATTTCCTGATCTCCGATGTAGTCGCATAGGCGAATTCGACGCGTGATTGCCGCAAGCTCGTTTTCTAAGTGTCTTCTTCTGTCGTCGCTCAGCACATGAGTCATCCTCCGTCCAATGATTCTCATGCCTATACCCGAAATGATCTCGTTTTCCACAGGTTTTCAACAGTGATATCACGCCGTTCCAACAGCGAAACGCCTTTGGGCTAGGCCTTTATCGAGGAAATCCGCGGAAACGCCCCGAACGCTATGCCGACCCTTGACCTCGAAATTTGGAGCAGGTTAATCCGGAGAAAGCGATTGGGGAGGCTCTGGCTTCGCCTTCATTCCGCTGTGATCGTTCTCGGTTCCGAAGGGTTCCCGAGATTGGTTCTTTCCTTGGTCAACCTCGGCTGATACGCTTCCGAGTAATCCACGCTAGGAGGTCGCAGATGAGTCGCACTTTTATCGCTTTGATGGTACTCGCATTCACGTCCGGCTGCGCTACTTCAAAGGACGTCGTCGTGAATCCTTCGGCGGTTGGGCGAGACCTGACATCGGTCTATCTTGTCGTCCATGGCGACAAGTCCAGCGATGTGGACGCGGCTATCCAGAGAGAGCTTCTAAAAAAGGGCATTTCGGTCTTGACGGGCGCCGAAGGTC is a window encoding:
- a CDS encoding response regulator — translated: MSVLIAVFASYTALDLAHRVNVARGRARSVWLAVGSFVMGLGIWSMHFVAMLAFSLPRTPIAYNIPLLILSMAVAILASLIALFVVSRRDRPAPRVLAAGLAMGIAISGMHYIGIASMRLSARIHWNVSLVVASIAIAIGAAFAALWLSFRWRKNTGVRTVVNRLIGGTVMGFAISGMHYTAMAAMSFTLDPQIGGVSSEHLLASSGLAVAVIGATGIILSIALVGSIVQRELDRRADLVEEMERLFHHSERRAAEEEALRRVTESIVSALTVDEVLRQIAGEAVEATRAESAVVERIVTPNEEIMIAAAAGDLSNLIGRRVPYEGSVSQRVQGRRDMLSLDELVELPWLGEKHGHFSIIAVPLEVDSEAVGVLVLLRVRDQSPFHADEVARAAIFSHLSALAFRRIHLLEEADRRRDQLEQAERLAGLGRVASTIAHEFNNILMAIQGVNESTRRIGTIEQYQKSATQIDRAIQRGKAVTDAVLRLTRAERPDRKAVRVCSWLDTLREDLESILPGGIDVQIDCSDRSLFMLADVNHLTQAVVNLALNSRDAMSDGGTLSISASRAGADDLVSLIVADTGAGMSPDVQRRIFEPLYTTQKAGTGLGLAITHEIIRSHGGSIMVESAPGKGSTFHILLERTTPPPVTGEHPQERETGTVRRVLLVEDDDAVAEGLTIMLELEGLEVKRIALGGETVPAVEAFRPHVVVLDVGLPDMDGHDVYRALESRWPRLPIVFATGHASQTEIEQNIRRPDVQFLRKPFDTPTLMNAIQAVTREMEA
- a CDS encoding type II toxin-antitoxin system HicB family antitoxin codes for the protein MTRQLTALIEREGDGYVSLCPEVDIASQGKTIEEARENLREALELFFQTASPEEIRTRLHDEIYVTRVEVPIG
- a CDS encoding DUF433 domain-containing protein yields the protein MKVSDTLTWRNNLNFDIYDGNDPRELPAYTIPEGAQYLGIKPTTLRAWALGHRRKMGDGFEFKPVLRLPPGQNMLAFVNLVEAFVIDGLRRRHSVSLQKLRPAIELLETLAPDQPHPLSAIDLAVLDREVFANIEGQLISLTGRGQAGMKEILARFLSRVERDPGEVLASRFYPFVRAGCELSEPKAVMIDPRISFGRPVIRGTGVPTAIVAERFKAGESFAELSDDYGIEQAMIEDAIRCELDLAA
- a CDS encoding DUF2075 domain-containing protein; amino-acid sequence: MPRAWYAASIEEFVESRIETIFGTISRNCGGDIDAEQNDAWARQIDFLQAKLGGLRGTILFEYAIPRMGRRVDVVLLVGAVVFVVEFKVHSATFDRGAIEQVWDYALDLKNFHEASHHAPIVPILLATEAPRTAVEVVRDPDGVYRPIPVALDDFREVLDRMLGTIEGPTIDGKAWLRAPYRPTPTIVEAARALYAQHSVESIARSDAGAQNLAVTSQHIEDLVEEAKRTRRKVVCFVTGVPGAGKTLVGLNVATQSREEEHTDPAVYLSGNGPLVEVLREALARDEFSRRKADGASITKTKIKESVKAFIQNVHHFRDDALADRDNAPAEHVAIFDEAQRAWNREKASNWMRRKKNVVGFSQSEPEFLIETMDRHDDWAVVVCLVGGGQEINEGEAGIDAWLNAVTTTFPDWRMHISSRLTDSEYAAGNALDFVRNRPGTVFDDSLHLAVSMRSFRAENVSEFVKALLDREIADARSSFERLADKYPIVLTRDLDAAKEWVRSQSRGSERYGLLASSNAFRLKPHAIDVRAKINPIHWFLNGRDDTRSSWYLEDAATEFQVQGLELDWTCVTWDGDLRFDRRGWGYHNFKGSKWQNVKKSENRQYLLNAYRVLLTRARQGMVIFVPPGNRSDPTRPPENYDATAQYLREVGLPELR